The following are encoded together in the Citrus sinensis cultivar Valencia sweet orange chromosome 1, DVS_A1.0, whole genome shotgun sequence genome:
- the LOC102624769 gene encoding tryptophan--tRNA ligase, cytoplasmic has translation MDKNEEKQREEEREQVVSPWEVSSSGKIDYDKLIDKFGCQRLDQSLVDRVQRLTGRPPHVFLRRGVFFAHRDLNDILDAYEKGEKFYLYTGRGPSSEALHLGHLVPFMFTKYLQDAFKVPLVIQLTDDEKCMWKNLSVEESQRLARENAKDIIACGFDVTKTFIFSDFDYVGGAFYKNMVKVAKCVTYNKVVGIFGFTGEDHIGKVSFPPVQAVPSFPSSFPHLFSGKDHLRCLIPCAIDQDPYFRMTRDVAPRIGYHKPALIESSFFPALQGETGKMSASDPNSALYVTDSAKAIKNKINKYAFSGGQESVELHRKLGANLEVDIPVKYLSFFLEDDAELEHIKKEYGAGGMLTGEVKQRLAQVLTELVERHQVARAAVTDEMVDAFMAVRPLPNMFD, from the exons ATGGATAAGAATGAAGAGAAGCAAcgggaagaagaaagagagcaAGTGGTGAGTCCATGGGAAGTCTCATCTTCAGGAAAAATAGATTACGACAAACTCATCGACAAATTTGGATGCCAGCGACTCGACCAGTCGTTGGTAGACAGAGTCCAACGACTCACTGGCCGCCCTCCTCACGTCTTTCTCCGCCGCGGTGTTTTCTTTGCCCACcg AGATTTGAACGATATACTGGATGCGTATGAGAAAGGGGAGAAATTTTATCTGTACACGGGAAGAGGGCCATCATCAGAAGCTTTGCATTTGGGGCATTTggttcctttcatgtttaccaa GTACTTGCAAGATGCCTTTAAGGTTCCTCTTGTTATACAACTGACTGATGATGAGAAGTGCATGTGGAAAAATCTTTCTGTTGAGGAGAGTCAAAGACTTGCAAGGGAAAATGCAAAAGACATAATTGCCTGTGGTTTTGATGTAACAAAGACCTTTATCTTCTCTGATTTTGATTATGTCGGTGG TGCCTTCTACAAGAACATGGTGAAGGTTGCGAAGTGTGTCACATATAACAAG GTGGTTGGCATATTTGGCTTCACTGGTGAAGATCATATTGGAAAAGTTAGTTTTCCACCAGTTCAG GCGGTTCCATCATTTCCAAGTTCTTTCCCACACCTTTTCTCAGGCAAGGATCACCTTCGTTGCTTAATTCCTTGCGCCATTGACCAG GACCCTTACTTCAGAATGACACGGGATGTTGCTCCTCGGATAGGTTATCACAAGCCTGCATTAATTGAGTCGTCATTTTTCCCTGCATTGCAG GGGGAGACAGGAAAAATGTCAGCTAGTGATCCTAATTCTGCCTTATATGTTACTGATTCTGCGAAGGCTATTAAGAACAAG ATAAACAAGTATGCATTTTCTGGCGGACAAGAAAGTGTGGAATTACATAGAAAATTAGGGGCAAATCTTGAG GTAGATATACCAGTAAAATATCTAAGTTTTTTCCTAGAGGATGATGCAGAACTAGAACACattaaaaag GAGTATGGTGCAGGTGGCATGCTAACGGGGGAAGTTAAGCAACGCCTTGCCCAAGTTTTGACTGAATTGGTGGAAAGACACCAGGTGGCTCGTGCTGCTGTAACTGATGAG ATGGTCGATGCATTTATGGCAGTGAGACCCCTTCCCAATATGTTCGACTAG
- the LOC102623930 gene encoding tryptophan--tRNA ligase, chloroplastic/mitochondrial isoform X3, protein MGRALLSHFLIVSNSSPRLVSSLKCRSRGGLPSKYCKTPGLIRQNRNLATHNGCGFRCYCNVSLSEPTAPVASSSSVKKRIVSGVQPTGSIHLGNYLGAIKNWIALQNSYETLFFIVDLHAITLPYDTQQLSKATRETAAIYLACGIDNSKASVFVQSHVRAHLELMWLLSSATPIGWLNKMIQFKEKSHKAGDENVGVALLTYPVLMASDILLYQSDFVPVGEDQKQHLELTRELAERVNYLYGGRKWKKLGGRGGAIFKVPEPLIPPAGARVMSLTDGLSKMSKSAPSDQSRINLLDPKDVIANKIKRCKTDSSAGLEFDNLERPECNNLLSIYQLISGKTKGEVAEECQNMNWGTFKPLLTDALIEHLHPIQVRYEEIMSDSAYLDKVLADGAAKAADIADATLNNVYQAMGFLRR, encoded by the exons ATGGGCCGCGCCCTTCTCTCTCACTTTCTCATCGTCTCCAACTCCTCCCCGCGCCTCGTTTCTTCACT AAAATGCAGGTCTCGCGGTGGACTTCCAAGTAAATATTGTAAAACACCGGGGCTAATTCGTCAAAACAGAAACCTTGCAACACACAACGGCTGTGGTTTCCGTTGTTACTGCAATGTCTCGCTGTCGGAACCGACTGCTCCGGTCGCTTCTTCAAGCTCTGTTAA AAAGAGGATAGTCTCCGGAGTGCAGCCAACAGGATCTATCCACCTTGGAAATTATCTTGGTGCCATAAAAAATTGGATAGCGCTTCAG AATTCATATGAGACTCTCTTTTTCATTGTCGATCTCCATGCG ATTACATTACCGTATGATACACAACAGTTATCTAAAGCAACACGAGAAACTGCAGCTATTTACTTGGCATGCGGGATAGACAACTCCAAG GCTTCTGTTTTTGTGCAGTCTCATGTTCGCGCTCATTTAGAGTTGATGTGGCTACTAAGTTCTGCAACACCAATTGGTTGGCTGAACAAAATGATtcaatttaaggaaaaatctCATAAGGCG GGGGATGAAAATGTTGGAGTTGCGCTCTTGACTTATCCTGTTCTGATGGCTTCTGATATTCTTTTATATCAG TCCGATTTTGTCCCTGTTGGTGAGGATCAGAAACAGCATCTGGAGTTGACCCGTGAATTGGCTGAGCGTGTTAATTACTTATATGGAGGAAGGAAATGGAAGAAGTTAGGAGG GCGGGGAGGTGCTATTTTTAAG GTACCGGAACCCCTAATACCACCAGCGGGAGCCCGAGTTATGTCCCTTACTGATGGGCTTTCCAAG ATGTCCAAGTCTGCACCTTCTGATCAGTCTCGAATCAATCTTCTTGACCCCAAAGAT GTAATAGCAAATAAGATTAAACGTTGCAAAACCGACTCATCTGCTGG TCTGGAATTTGACAATCTGGAAAGACCTGAATGCAACAATCTTCTTTCGATTTATCAGCTCATTTCAGGGAAGACCAAAGGG GAAGTTGCGGAGGAATGCCAAAATATGAACTGGGGTACGTTTAAACCCCTTCTGACGGATGCTTTGATTGAGCATCTGCATCCCATACAG GTTCGCTATGAGGAAATAATGTCTGATTCAGCTTATTTGGACAAAGTCCTGGCAGATGGCGCTGCAAAAGCTGCAGATATAGCGGATGCTACTCTCAATAATGTCTACCAGGCAATGGGATTCTTGCGGCGTTAA
- the LOC102623930 gene encoding tryptophan--tRNA ligase, chloroplastic/mitochondrial isoform X2, with the protein MGRALLSHFLIVSNSSPRLVSSLSRGGLPSKYCKTPGLIRQNRNLATHNGCGFRCYCNVSLSEPTAPVASSSSVKKRIVSGVQPTGSIHLGNYLGAIKNWIALQPFCDLMLQNSYETLFFIVDLHAITLPYDTQQLSKATRETAAIYLACGIDNSKASVFVQSHVRAHLELMWLLSSATPIGWLNKMIQFKEKSHKAGDENVGVALLTYPVLMASDILLYQSDFVPVGEDQKQHLELTRELAERVNYLYGGRKWKKLGGRGGAIFKVPEPLIPPAGARVMSLTDGLSKMSKSAPSDQSRINLLDPKDVIANKIKRCKTDSSAGLEFDNLERPECNNLLSIYQLISGKTKGEVAEECQNMNWGTFKPLLTDALIEHLHPIQVRYEEIMSDSAYLDKVLADGAAKAADIADATLNNVYQAMGFLRR; encoded by the exons ATGGGCCGCGCCCTTCTCTCTCACTTTCTCATCGTCTCCAACTCCTCCCCGCGCCTCGTTTCTTCACT GTCTCGCGGTGGACTTCCAAGTAAATATTGTAAAACACCGGGGCTAATTCGTCAAAACAGAAACCTTGCAACACACAACGGCTGTGGTTTCCGTTGTTACTGCAATGTCTCGCTGTCGGAACCGACTGCTCCGGTCGCTTCTTCAAGCTCTGTTAA AAAGAGGATAGTCTCCGGAGTGCAGCCAACAGGATCTATCCACCTTGGAAATTATCTTGGTGCCATAAAAAATTGGATAGCGCTTCAG CCCTTTTGTGATTTGATGTTGCAGAATTCATATGAGACTCTCTTTTTCATTGTCGATCTCCATGCG ATTACATTACCGTATGATACACAACAGTTATCTAAAGCAACACGAGAAACTGCAGCTATTTACTTGGCATGCGGGATAGACAACTCCAAG GCTTCTGTTTTTGTGCAGTCTCATGTTCGCGCTCATTTAGAGTTGATGTGGCTACTAAGTTCTGCAACACCAATTGGTTGGCTGAACAAAATGATtcaatttaaggaaaaatctCATAAGGCG GGGGATGAAAATGTTGGAGTTGCGCTCTTGACTTATCCTGTTCTGATGGCTTCTGATATTCTTTTATATCAG TCCGATTTTGTCCCTGTTGGTGAGGATCAGAAACAGCATCTGGAGTTGACCCGTGAATTGGCTGAGCGTGTTAATTACTTATATGGAGGAAGGAAATGGAAGAAGTTAGGAGG GCGGGGAGGTGCTATTTTTAAG GTACCGGAACCCCTAATACCACCAGCGGGAGCCCGAGTTATGTCCCTTACTGATGGGCTTTCCAAG ATGTCCAAGTCTGCACCTTCTGATCAGTCTCGAATCAATCTTCTTGACCCCAAAGAT GTAATAGCAAATAAGATTAAACGTTGCAAAACCGACTCATCTGCTGG TCTGGAATTTGACAATCTGGAAAGACCTGAATGCAACAATCTTCTTTCGATTTATCAGCTCATTTCAGGGAAGACCAAAGGG GAAGTTGCGGAGGAATGCCAAAATATGAACTGGGGTACGTTTAAACCCCTTCTGACGGATGCTTTGATTGAGCATCTGCATCCCATACAG GTTCGCTATGAGGAAATAATGTCTGATTCAGCTTATTTGGACAAAGTCCTGGCAGATGGCGCTGCAAAAGCTGCAGATATAGCGGATGCTACTCTCAATAATGTCTACCAGGCAATGGGATTCTTGCGGCGTTAA
- the LOC102623930 gene encoding tryptophan--tRNA ligase, chloroplastic/mitochondrial isoform X6, which yields MGRALLSHFLIVSNSSPRLVSSLKCRSRGGLPSKYCKTPGLIRQNRNLATHNGCGFRCYCNVSLSEPTAPVASSSSVKKRIVSGVQPTGSIHLGNYLGAIKNWIALQPFCDLMLQNSYETLFFIVDLHAITLPYDTQQLSKATRETAAIYLACGIDNSKASVFVQSHVRAHLELMWLLSSATPIGWLNKMIQFKEKSHKAGDENVGVALLTYPVLMASDILLYQSDFVPVGEDQKQHLELTRELAERVNYLYGGRKWKKLGGRGGAIFKVPEPLIPPAGARVMSLTDGLSKMSKSAPSDQSRINLLDPKDVIANKIKRCKTDSSAGLEFDNLERPECNNLLSIYQLISGKTKGEVAEECQNMNWGSL from the exons ATGGGCCGCGCCCTTCTCTCTCACTTTCTCATCGTCTCCAACTCCTCCCCGCGCCTCGTTTCTTCACT AAAATGCAGGTCTCGCGGTGGACTTCCAAGTAAATATTGTAAAACACCGGGGCTAATTCGTCAAAACAGAAACCTTGCAACACACAACGGCTGTGGTTTCCGTTGTTACTGCAATGTCTCGCTGTCGGAACCGACTGCTCCGGTCGCTTCTTCAAGCTCTGTTAA AAAGAGGATAGTCTCCGGAGTGCAGCCAACAGGATCTATCCACCTTGGAAATTATCTTGGTGCCATAAAAAATTGGATAGCGCTTCAG CCCTTTTGTGATTTGATGTTGCAGAATTCATATGAGACTCTCTTTTTCATTGTCGATCTCCATGCG ATTACATTACCGTATGATACACAACAGTTATCTAAAGCAACACGAGAAACTGCAGCTATTTACTTGGCATGCGGGATAGACAACTCCAAG GCTTCTGTTTTTGTGCAGTCTCATGTTCGCGCTCATTTAGAGTTGATGTGGCTACTAAGTTCTGCAACACCAATTGGTTGGCTGAACAAAATGATtcaatttaaggaaaaatctCATAAGGCG GGGGATGAAAATGTTGGAGTTGCGCTCTTGACTTATCCTGTTCTGATGGCTTCTGATATTCTTTTATATCAG TCCGATTTTGTCCCTGTTGGTGAGGATCAGAAACAGCATCTGGAGTTGACCCGTGAATTGGCTGAGCGTGTTAATTACTTATATGGAGGAAGGAAATGGAAGAAGTTAGGAGG GCGGGGAGGTGCTATTTTTAAG GTACCGGAACCCCTAATACCACCAGCGGGAGCCCGAGTTATGTCCCTTACTGATGGGCTTTCCAAG ATGTCCAAGTCTGCACCTTCTGATCAGTCTCGAATCAATCTTCTTGACCCCAAAGAT GTAATAGCAAATAAGATTAAACGTTGCAAAACCGACTCATCTGCTGG TCTGGAATTTGACAATCTGGAAAGACCTGAATGCAACAATCTTCTTTCGATTTATCAGCTCATTTCAGGGAAGACCAAAGGG GAAGTTGCGGAGGAATGCCAAAATATGAACTGGG GTTCGCTATGA
- the LOC102623930 gene encoding tryptophan--tRNA ligase, chloroplastic/mitochondrial isoform X1, which yields MGRALLSHFLIVSNSSPRLVSSLKCRSRGGLPSKYCKTPGLIRQNRNLATHNGCGFRCYCNVSLSEPTAPVASSSSVKKRIVSGVQPTGSIHLGNYLGAIKNWIALQPFCDLMLQNSYETLFFIVDLHAITLPYDTQQLSKATRETAAIYLACGIDNSKASVFVQSHVRAHLELMWLLSSATPIGWLNKMIQFKEKSHKAGDENVGVALLTYPVLMASDILLYQSDFVPVGEDQKQHLELTRELAERVNYLYGGRKWKKLGGRGGAIFKVPEPLIPPAGARVMSLTDGLSKMSKSAPSDQSRINLLDPKDVIANKIKRCKTDSSAGLEFDNLERPECNNLLSIYQLISGKTKGEVAEECQNMNWGTFKPLLTDALIEHLHPIQVRYEEIMSDSAYLDKVLADGAAKAADIADATLNNVYQAMGFLRR from the exons ATGGGCCGCGCCCTTCTCTCTCACTTTCTCATCGTCTCCAACTCCTCCCCGCGCCTCGTTTCTTCACT AAAATGCAGGTCTCGCGGTGGACTTCCAAGTAAATATTGTAAAACACCGGGGCTAATTCGTCAAAACAGAAACCTTGCAACACACAACGGCTGTGGTTTCCGTTGTTACTGCAATGTCTCGCTGTCGGAACCGACTGCTCCGGTCGCTTCTTCAAGCTCTGTTAA AAAGAGGATAGTCTCCGGAGTGCAGCCAACAGGATCTATCCACCTTGGAAATTATCTTGGTGCCATAAAAAATTGGATAGCGCTTCAG CCCTTTTGTGATTTGATGTTGCAGAATTCATATGAGACTCTCTTTTTCATTGTCGATCTCCATGCG ATTACATTACCGTATGATACACAACAGTTATCTAAAGCAACACGAGAAACTGCAGCTATTTACTTGGCATGCGGGATAGACAACTCCAAG GCTTCTGTTTTTGTGCAGTCTCATGTTCGCGCTCATTTAGAGTTGATGTGGCTACTAAGTTCTGCAACACCAATTGGTTGGCTGAACAAAATGATtcaatttaaggaaaaatctCATAAGGCG GGGGATGAAAATGTTGGAGTTGCGCTCTTGACTTATCCTGTTCTGATGGCTTCTGATATTCTTTTATATCAG TCCGATTTTGTCCCTGTTGGTGAGGATCAGAAACAGCATCTGGAGTTGACCCGTGAATTGGCTGAGCGTGTTAATTACTTATATGGAGGAAGGAAATGGAAGAAGTTAGGAGG GCGGGGAGGTGCTATTTTTAAG GTACCGGAACCCCTAATACCACCAGCGGGAGCCCGAGTTATGTCCCTTACTGATGGGCTTTCCAAG ATGTCCAAGTCTGCACCTTCTGATCAGTCTCGAATCAATCTTCTTGACCCCAAAGAT GTAATAGCAAATAAGATTAAACGTTGCAAAACCGACTCATCTGCTGG TCTGGAATTTGACAATCTGGAAAGACCTGAATGCAACAATCTTCTTTCGATTTATCAGCTCATTTCAGGGAAGACCAAAGGG GAAGTTGCGGAGGAATGCCAAAATATGAACTGGGGTACGTTTAAACCCCTTCTGACGGATGCTTTGATTGAGCATCTGCATCCCATACAG GTTCGCTATGAGGAAATAATGTCTGATTCAGCTTATTTGGACAAAGTCCTGGCAGATGGCGCTGCAAAAGCTGCAGATATAGCGGATGCTACTCTCAATAATGTCTACCAGGCAATGGGATTCTTGCGGCGTTAA
- the LOC102623930 gene encoding tryptophan--tRNA ligase, chloroplastic/mitochondrial isoform X4, translating to MGRALLSHFLIVSNSSPRLVSSLKCRSRGGLPSKYCKTPGLIRQNRNLATHNGCGFRCYCNVSLSEPTAPVASSSSVKKRIVSGVQPTGSIHLGNYLGAIKNWIALQPFCDLMLQNSYETLFFIVDLHAITLPYDTQQLSKATRETAAIYLACGIDNSKASVFVQSHVRAHLELMWLLSSATPIGWLNKMIQFKEKSHKAGDENVGVALLTYPVLMASDILLYQSDFVPVGEDQKQHLELTRELAERVNYLYGGRKWKKLGGRGGAIFKVPEPLIPPAGARVMSLTDGLSKMSKSAPSDQSRINLLDPKDVIANKIKRCKTDSSAGLEFDNLERPECNNLLSIYQLISGKTKGEVAEECQNMNWGTFKPLLTDALIEHLHPIQVLPLL from the exons ATGGGCCGCGCCCTTCTCTCTCACTTTCTCATCGTCTCCAACTCCTCCCCGCGCCTCGTTTCTTCACT AAAATGCAGGTCTCGCGGTGGACTTCCAAGTAAATATTGTAAAACACCGGGGCTAATTCGTCAAAACAGAAACCTTGCAACACACAACGGCTGTGGTTTCCGTTGTTACTGCAATGTCTCGCTGTCGGAACCGACTGCTCCGGTCGCTTCTTCAAGCTCTGTTAA AAAGAGGATAGTCTCCGGAGTGCAGCCAACAGGATCTATCCACCTTGGAAATTATCTTGGTGCCATAAAAAATTGGATAGCGCTTCAG CCCTTTTGTGATTTGATGTTGCAGAATTCATATGAGACTCTCTTTTTCATTGTCGATCTCCATGCG ATTACATTACCGTATGATACACAACAGTTATCTAAAGCAACACGAGAAACTGCAGCTATTTACTTGGCATGCGGGATAGACAACTCCAAG GCTTCTGTTTTTGTGCAGTCTCATGTTCGCGCTCATTTAGAGTTGATGTGGCTACTAAGTTCTGCAACACCAATTGGTTGGCTGAACAAAATGATtcaatttaaggaaaaatctCATAAGGCG GGGGATGAAAATGTTGGAGTTGCGCTCTTGACTTATCCTGTTCTGATGGCTTCTGATATTCTTTTATATCAG TCCGATTTTGTCCCTGTTGGTGAGGATCAGAAACAGCATCTGGAGTTGACCCGTGAATTGGCTGAGCGTGTTAATTACTTATATGGAGGAAGGAAATGGAAGAAGTTAGGAGG GCGGGGAGGTGCTATTTTTAAG GTACCGGAACCCCTAATACCACCAGCGGGAGCCCGAGTTATGTCCCTTACTGATGGGCTTTCCAAG ATGTCCAAGTCTGCACCTTCTGATCAGTCTCGAATCAATCTTCTTGACCCCAAAGAT GTAATAGCAAATAAGATTAAACGTTGCAAAACCGACTCATCTGCTGG TCTGGAATTTGACAATCTGGAAAGACCTGAATGCAACAATCTTCTTTCGATTTATCAGCTCATTTCAGGGAAGACCAAAGGG GAAGTTGCGGAGGAATGCCAAAATATGAACTGGGGTACGTTTAAACCCCTTCTGACGGATGCTTTGATTGAGCATCTGCATCCCATACAG GTTTTGCCACTGTTGTAG
- the LOC102623930 gene encoding tryptophan--tRNA ligase, chloroplastic/mitochondrial isoform X5 translates to MGRALLSHFLIVSNSSPRLVSSLKCRSRGGLPSKYCKTPGLIRQNRNLATHNGCGFRCYCNVSLSEPTAPVASSSSVKKRIVSGVQPTGSIHLGNYLGAIKNWIALQPFCDLMLQNSYETLFFIVDLHAITLPYDTQQLSKATRETAAIYLACGIDNSKASVFVQSHVRAHLELMWLLSSATPIGWLNKMIQFKEKSHKAGDENVGVALLTYPVLMASDILLYQSDFVPVGEDQKQHLELTRELAERVNYLYGGRKWKKLGGRGGAIFKVPEPLIPPAGARVMSLTDGLSKMSKSAPSDQSRINLLDPKDVIANKIKRCKTDSSAGLEFDNLERPECNNLLSIYQLISGKTKGEVAEECQNMNWGFATVVGSL, encoded by the exons ATGGGCCGCGCCCTTCTCTCTCACTTTCTCATCGTCTCCAACTCCTCCCCGCGCCTCGTTTCTTCACT AAAATGCAGGTCTCGCGGTGGACTTCCAAGTAAATATTGTAAAACACCGGGGCTAATTCGTCAAAACAGAAACCTTGCAACACACAACGGCTGTGGTTTCCGTTGTTACTGCAATGTCTCGCTGTCGGAACCGACTGCTCCGGTCGCTTCTTCAAGCTCTGTTAA AAAGAGGATAGTCTCCGGAGTGCAGCCAACAGGATCTATCCACCTTGGAAATTATCTTGGTGCCATAAAAAATTGGATAGCGCTTCAG CCCTTTTGTGATTTGATGTTGCAGAATTCATATGAGACTCTCTTTTTCATTGTCGATCTCCATGCG ATTACATTACCGTATGATACACAACAGTTATCTAAAGCAACACGAGAAACTGCAGCTATTTACTTGGCATGCGGGATAGACAACTCCAAG GCTTCTGTTTTTGTGCAGTCTCATGTTCGCGCTCATTTAGAGTTGATGTGGCTACTAAGTTCTGCAACACCAATTGGTTGGCTGAACAAAATGATtcaatttaaggaaaaatctCATAAGGCG GGGGATGAAAATGTTGGAGTTGCGCTCTTGACTTATCCTGTTCTGATGGCTTCTGATATTCTTTTATATCAG TCCGATTTTGTCCCTGTTGGTGAGGATCAGAAACAGCATCTGGAGTTGACCCGTGAATTGGCTGAGCGTGTTAATTACTTATATGGAGGAAGGAAATGGAAGAAGTTAGGAGG GCGGGGAGGTGCTATTTTTAAG GTACCGGAACCCCTAATACCACCAGCGGGAGCCCGAGTTATGTCCCTTACTGATGGGCTTTCCAAG ATGTCCAAGTCTGCACCTTCTGATCAGTCTCGAATCAATCTTCTTGACCCCAAAGAT GTAATAGCAAATAAGATTAAACGTTGCAAAACCGACTCATCTGCTGG TCTGGAATTTGACAATCTGGAAAGACCTGAATGCAACAATCTTCTTTCGATTTATCAGCTCATTTCAGGGAAGACCAAAGGG GAAGTTGCGGAGGAATGCCAAAATATGAACTGGG GTTTTGCCACTGTTGTAGGTTCGCTATGA